From Bifidobacterium longum subsp. longum JCM 1217, one genomic window encodes:
- the dapB gene encoding 4-hydroxy-tetrahydrodipicolinate reductase, whose product MIKVSVVGAKGRMGSHVVEAVNKAEDTQLALALDAGDDLTQVTTDNTDVVVEFTVPSVSLNNVLTLIGQGVDVVVGTTGWTDEKLAQVKSAIANGPKPETQKVFIAPNFAISAVLADYFATKAAKYFESAEVIELHHPTKVDAPSGTAIHTAHGIAEARKAAGLAPVPDATETDGGSRGQVVDGIHVHAVRLRGLNAHEEVLFGNAGEQLTIRADSFDRTSFMPGVLLAVRKLAGDAPAGLTIGLDHFLDL is encoded by the coding sequence ATGATCAAGGTTTCGGTGGTCGGAGCAAAGGGCCGCATGGGCTCGCACGTGGTCGAAGCGGTGAACAAGGCCGAGGATACGCAGCTGGCGCTCGCATTGGATGCCGGCGACGACCTGACCCAGGTCACCACCGACAACACCGATGTGGTCGTCGAATTCACCGTGCCGTCCGTCAGCCTGAACAACGTGCTGACCCTGATCGGCCAAGGTGTGGACGTGGTGGTCGGCACCACCGGCTGGACCGACGAGAAACTCGCCCAGGTCAAATCCGCCATCGCCAACGGCCCGAAGCCCGAAACCCAGAAGGTCTTCATCGCACCTAATTTCGCGATCTCCGCCGTGCTGGCCGACTACTTTGCCACCAAGGCCGCGAAATACTTCGAATCCGCCGAAGTCATCGAACTGCACCACCCCACCAAGGTGGACGCCCCCTCCGGCACCGCCATCCACACCGCCCACGGCATCGCCGAAGCACGCAAGGCCGCAGGACTCGCCCCCGTGCCGGACGCCACCGAAACCGATGGCGGCTCACGCGGCCAGGTGGTCGACGGCATCCACGTGCACGCCGTGCGTCTGCGCGGCCTCAACGCCCACGAGGAAGTGCTCTTCGGCAACGCCGGCGAGCAGCTGACCATTCGGGCCGACAGCTTCGACCGCACCAGCTTCATGCCCGGCGTCCTGCTTGCCGTGCGCAAGCTCGCCGGCGACGCTCCGGCCGGCCTGACCATCGGCCTCGACCACTTCCTCGACCTGTAA
- the dapA gene encoding 4-hydroxy-tetrahydrodipicolinate synthase: MSEHDMHLLEPAPFGRILPAMVTPMKSDGSVDFAAAQKLAKYLVADGADGLVVNGTTGESPVTHMDEKVELVRAVKEVVDVPVISGAGSNDTAHTVRMVEQTQEAGADAVLVVMPYYSRPSQDGIVGHYKAVDESAEKPIIVYDVPGRTGLKVKVETYDRLAGLEHVKAVKDATGDLAAAVEKQQRTGLAWYSGDDGLFLPFLSIGAVGIISVIAHVASNPMQQLVQAFDRGDITTARRLANQLAPLVHALNGDGYQAVMAKAALKVKGVIPSTTMRLPNIGPDATQLDKAEEGMRAAGLL; this comes from the coding sequence ATGAGCGAGCATGACATGCACCTTCTTGAGCCAGCACCTTTCGGCCGCATTCTGCCGGCTATGGTCACCCCGATGAAATCCGACGGCAGCGTCGATTTCGCCGCCGCGCAGAAGCTCGCCAAATACCTCGTCGCCGATGGCGCGGATGGTCTGGTGGTCAATGGCACCACCGGTGAATCGCCCGTCACCCATATGGATGAGAAGGTCGAGCTGGTCAGGGCCGTCAAGGAGGTCGTCGACGTTCCGGTGATTTCCGGCGCCGGCTCCAACGACACCGCACACACCGTGCGTATGGTCGAACAGACTCAGGAAGCGGGCGCCGACGCGGTGCTCGTCGTCATGCCTTACTATTCCCGCCCCTCGCAGGACGGTATCGTCGGCCACTACAAGGCCGTCGACGAATCCGCCGAAAAGCCGATCATCGTCTACGATGTTCCCGGCCGTACCGGCTTGAAGGTCAAGGTCGAAACCTACGACCGACTGGCCGGACTTGAACACGTCAAGGCTGTCAAGGACGCCACCGGCGATCTTGCAGCCGCAGTGGAGAAGCAGCAGCGCACCGGCCTCGCCTGGTATTCCGGCGATGACGGCCTGTTCCTGCCGTTCCTCTCCATCGGCGCCGTCGGCATCATTTCGGTGATTGCCCACGTCGCCTCCAACCCCATGCAGCAGCTTGTCCAGGCATTCGATCGCGGCGATATCACCACCGCCCGTCGCCTCGCCAACCAGCTCGCCCCCCTTGTCCACGCGTTGAATGGCGACGGCTATCAGGCCGTCATGGCCAAGGCTGCGCTCAAGGTCAAGGGCGTTATCCCCTCCACCACCATGCGTCTGCCGAACATCGGTCCCGACGCCACTCAGCTTGACAAGGCTGAAGAGGGCATGCGCGCTGCCGGACTGCTGTAA
- a CDS encoding ribonuclease J: MAQEQKKTSKNTNSRRRGSARGRNTNGSNSRTPSRKINATRQATAPQQDAVLIAPPKYRKGSMRITPLGGLGEIGRNMNVIEYNGHLLLIDCGVLFPEEEQPGVDLILPDFSYIKNRLDKVDALVLTHGHEDHIGGVPYLLKLRPDIPLIGSKLTLAFVDAKCKEHHQNPTKVEVAGREKLKVGPFDLEFVNVTHSIPDALAVYVKTPAGSLIDTGDIKLDQLPLDHRITDLVEFGKIGEKGVDLLMMDSTNAEVPGFVKPETSIGPALDQAFAQATRKIIVASFSSHVHRVQQVVDAAHKYGRKVVFVGRSMVRNMSIAADLGYLHIPEGTVVDLKQANDIQDDKLVFMCTGSQGEPMAALGRIADGNHRDIHINEFDTVILASSLIPGNEHGVYKVINKLVQLGAKVVNRDNAAVHVSGHCNEGELLYMYNIVKPKCAMPIHGENRHLVANGLIAVKTGVDPQNVVLAEDGDVVDLYHGRAAVVGSVPCGYVYVDGDSVGELTDDELEKRRILGTEGFVSAFVVVDTDNHEVVTGPKIYLNAVAEDESEFDKVRHQIVEQLNDQMMQGTRDTYKLQQTMRRTLGSWVARQLHRKPMIVPVVADIAQDVETVETK; the protein is encoded by the coding sequence ATGGCACAAGAACAAAAGAAAACAAGCAAGAACACGAATTCTCGCCGTCGCGGTTCCGCGCGCGGCCGCAACACCAACGGATCCAACAGCCGTACGCCGTCCCGTAAGATCAACGCCACCCGGCAGGCCACCGCACCCCAGCAGGATGCCGTGCTGATCGCCCCGCCGAAGTACCGCAAGGGCTCCATGCGCATCACGCCGCTCGGCGGCTTGGGCGAAATCGGCCGCAACATGAACGTGATCGAATACAACGGTCACCTGCTGCTCATCGACTGCGGCGTGCTCTTCCCCGAGGAGGAGCAGCCGGGCGTGGATCTCATCCTGCCCGATTTCAGCTACATCAAGAACCGTCTCGACAAGGTCGACGCCCTGGTGCTCACCCACGGCCACGAGGACCACATCGGCGGCGTGCCCTACCTGCTCAAGCTGCGTCCGGACATCCCGCTGATCGGCTCCAAGCTGACCCTCGCCTTCGTGGACGCCAAGTGCAAGGAACACCACCAGAACCCCACCAAGGTTGAGGTTGCCGGCCGTGAGAAGCTCAAGGTGGGTCCCTTCGACCTCGAATTCGTCAACGTCACCCACTCCATCCCGGACGCCCTGGCCGTCTATGTCAAGACCCCGGCCGGCTCCCTGATCGACACGGGCGATATCAAGCTCGACCAGCTGCCGCTCGACCACCGCATCACCGACCTCGTCGAATTCGGCAAGATCGGCGAAAAGGGCGTGGACCTGCTGATGATGGACTCCACCAACGCCGAGGTGCCCGGCTTCGTCAAGCCCGAGACCTCCATCGGCCCGGCCCTTGACCAAGCGTTCGCCCAGGCCACCCGCAAAATCATCGTCGCCAGCTTCTCCTCCCACGTGCACCGTGTGCAGCAGGTGGTGGACGCCGCCCACAAGTACGGCCGCAAGGTCGTGTTCGTCGGCCGTTCGATGGTGCGCAACATGTCCATCGCCGCCGACCTCGGCTACCTGCACATCCCCGAAGGCACCGTCGTGGACCTGAAGCAGGCCAACGACATTCAGGACGACAAGCTCGTCTTCATGTGCACCGGCTCCCAGGGCGAACCGATGGCCGCACTCGGCCGCATCGCCGACGGCAACCACCGCGATATCCACATCAACGAGTTCGACACCGTGATTCTCGCCAGCTCCCTGATTCCAGGCAATGAGCACGGCGTCTACAAGGTGATCAACAAGCTCGTGCAGCTCGGCGCCAAGGTCGTCAACCGCGACAACGCCGCCGTGCACGTGTCCGGCCACTGCAACGAGGGCGAGCTGCTGTACATGTACAACATCGTCAAGCCCAAGTGCGCCATGCCGATCCACGGCGAAAACCGCCATCTGGTGGCCAACGGCCTGATCGCCGTCAAGACCGGCGTGGACCCGCAGAACGTGGTTTTGGCCGAAGACGGCGATGTGGTCGACCTGTACCACGGCAGGGCCGCGGTCGTCGGCTCCGTGCCGTGTGGTTACGTGTACGTCGATGGCGATTCCGTCGGCGAGCTGACCGATGACGAGCTGGAAAAGCGCCGCATTCTCGGCACCGAGGGCTTCGTCTCCGCGTTCGTGGTGGTCGACACCGACAATCACGAGGTCGTCACCGGCCCGAAGATCTACCTGAATGCCGTGGCCGAGGACGAAAGCGAGTTCGACAAGGTTCGTCACCAGATCGTCGAACAGCTCAACGACCAGATGATGCAGGGCACGCGCGACACCTACAAGCTGCAGCAGACCATGCGCCGCACGCTCGGCAGCTGGGTTGCGCGCCAGCTGCACCGCAAGCCGATGATCGTGCCCGTCGTGGCCGACATCGCCCAGGACGTCGAAACCGTAGAAACCAAGTAG
- the pepN gene encoding aminopeptidase N, which translates to MPGSNLTRIEAEERKAVIEAPIHYHVDLDLTVGAKNFGSKSFICFNAKPGSSTFLDLIADEVTSIDLNGKSLDPAVAFQDNRIELTDLKEKNEVTVEARCRYSNTGEGLHRSVDPSDGNIYLYSQFEVPDARRVYAVFDQPDLKATFDFKVLAPASWIVTSNMPVATIEDDPRETLDGTLGDKPNESTRLWDFEPTPVMSSYLTAICAGPYAEWHTEYLNEDGRTVPMAQYCRQSLAKAFAKDVDYLFDITKKGFAFYAKTWGVPYPYAKFDQIYVPEYNAGAMENIGMVTIRDSYVFESKVTDALAERRVVTVLHELAHMWFGDYVTMKWWNDLWLNESFAEFTSTLATAEATEWHDAWATFCSGEKSWALRQDQLPTTHPIVAPINDLNDTYVNFDGITYAKGASVLKQLAFYVGRTQFFEGIHNYLNRHAYSNATLADLLSELEKTSGRDLKAWSAKWLEESGINTIATGLTVNADGTIAELKLTQSAPAEHPVLRPHRLAVGFYNEDAATGKIVRTEQFELDVDGETTIVEAAAGKPRPAFVLVNDDDLTYTKIRFDAESQAFAEANLHRFDDALARAVTWLAFWDMTRDGEFPAERFVDMTLRLLATETESTTFRYALACMSTTAHHYVAPARRDDVLRHVAAELWTLANAAEAGSDTQFQLVTAYLGYGEEGDAAFAANAHGLLDGTVRLEGLEIDNNFTWTIVQALTSVNEMTNDDVDAQLAKKETTENREFAYGARASMATAEAKEWAWDQALHNDELTNSQLEAVARGFSATPRSDLAEPFAAKYFETVDWVWANKTYHMADALLNGLYPGYADPATLVKLGDAWLDEHIAADNALKRLIVENVASSHRTLKVREYNEAL; encoded by the coding sequence ATGCCCGGTTCTAATCTCACTCGTATTGAAGCCGAAGAACGTAAGGCCGTTATCGAAGCGCCGATTCACTATCACGTCGACCTTGACCTGACGGTCGGCGCGAAGAACTTCGGTTCCAAGTCGTTCATCTGCTTCAACGCGAAGCCTGGTTCGTCGACCTTCCTCGACCTGATCGCCGACGAAGTGACCTCCATCGACCTCAACGGCAAGTCCCTGGACCCGGCCGTGGCCTTCCAAGACAACCGCATCGAACTGACCGACCTCAAGGAGAAGAACGAGGTCACCGTCGAAGCCAGGTGCCGTTACTCCAACACTGGCGAGGGCCTGCACCGCTCGGTCGACCCGTCCGATGGCAACATCTACCTGTACTCCCAGTTCGAGGTGCCGGACGCTCGCCGCGTCTACGCCGTGTTCGACCAGCCTGACCTGAAGGCCACCTTCGACTTCAAGGTGCTCGCTCCCGCCAGCTGGATCGTCACCTCCAACATGCCGGTTGCCACCATCGAGGACGATCCGCGCGAAACCCTCGACGGCACCCTCGGCGACAAGCCGAACGAAAGCACCCGTCTGTGGGACTTCGAGCCGACCCCGGTGATGAGCTCCTACCTGACCGCCATCTGCGCCGGCCCGTACGCCGAATGGCACACCGAATACCTGAACGAAGACGGCCGTACCGTGCCAATGGCCCAGTACTGCCGACAGTCGTTGGCCAAGGCCTTCGCGAAGGACGTCGACTACCTGTTCGACATCACCAAGAAGGGCTTCGCGTTCTACGCCAAGACCTGGGGCGTGCCCTACCCGTACGCCAAGTTCGACCAGATCTACGTGCCCGAATACAACGCGGGCGCCATGGAGAACATCGGCATGGTCACCATCCGCGACTCCTACGTGTTCGAATCCAAGGTGACCGACGCGCTGGCCGAGCGCCGCGTGGTGACCGTGCTGCACGAGCTTGCGCACATGTGGTTCGGCGACTATGTGACCATGAAGTGGTGGAACGACCTGTGGCTCAACGAGTCCTTCGCTGAATTCACCTCCACGCTGGCCACTGCCGAAGCCACCGAATGGCATGACGCTTGGGCCACTTTCTGCTCCGGCGAGAAGAGCTGGGCGCTGCGCCAGGATCAGCTGCCCACCACGCACCCGATCGTCGCGCCGATCAACGACCTCAACGACACTTACGTCAACTTTGACGGCATCACCTACGCCAAGGGCGCCTCCGTGCTGAAGCAGCTGGCATTCTACGTGGGCCGCACGCAGTTCTTCGAAGGTATCCACAACTACCTGAACCGTCACGCCTACTCCAACGCCACCCTGGCCGACCTGCTGAGCGAACTGGAAAAGACCTCCGGCCGCGATCTCAAGGCCTGGAGCGCCAAGTGGCTGGAGGAATCCGGCATCAACACGATCGCCACTGGCCTGACCGTAAACGCGGACGGCACCATCGCCGAACTGAAGCTCACCCAGAGCGCGCCGGCCGAACACCCGGTGCTGCGCCCGCATCGCCTGGCCGTCGGCTTCTACAACGAAGACGCCGCAACCGGCAAGATCGTGCGCACCGAGCAGTTCGAACTCGATGTAGATGGCGAAACCACCATCGTCGAGGCCGCAGCCGGCAAGCCGCGCCCGGCATTCGTGCTGGTCAACGACGATGACCTGACCTACACCAAGATTCGTTTCGACGCCGAATCCCAGGCATTCGCCGAAGCCAACCTGCATCGTTTCGATGATGCCCTGGCCCGCGCCGTGACCTGGCTCGCCTTCTGGGATATGACCCGTGACGGCGAATTCCCGGCCGAACGCTTCGTGGACATGACCCTGCGTCTTCTGGCCACGGAAACCGAATCCACCACCTTCCGTTACGCGCTGGCCTGCATGAGCACCACCGCCCACCACTACGTGGCGCCCGCCCGCCGCGACGATGTGCTGCGCCACGTGGCCGCCGAACTGTGGACTCTGGCCAACGCCGCCGAAGCCGGCTCGGACACCCAGTTCCAGCTCGTCACCGCCTACTTGGGCTACGGTGAGGAGGGCGACGCCGCATTCGCCGCCAACGCACACGGTCTGCTGGACGGCACCGTGCGTCTTGAAGGCCTCGAAATCGACAACAACTTCACGTGGACCATCGTCCAAGCGCTCACCTCCGTCAACGAGATGACCAACGACGACGTGGACGCGCAGCTCGCCAAGAAGGAGACCACGGAAAACCGCGAGTTCGCCTACGGCGCCCGTGCCTCCATGGCCACCGCTGAGGCCAAGGAATGGGCTTGGGATCAGGCGCTCCACAACGACGAGCTGACCAACTCCCAGCTCGAGGCCGTGGCCCGTGGCTTCTCCGCCACCCCGCGCTCCGATCTGGCCGAGCCGTTCGCCGCCAAGTACTTCGAGACTGTGGACTGGGTCTGGGCCAACAAGACCTACCACATGGCCGACGCCCTGCTCAACGGCCTGTACCCGGGCTACGCCGATCCCGCCACGCTGGTCAAGCTCGGTGACGCCTGGCTGGACGAGCACATTGCCGCCGACAATGCCCTGAAGCGTCTGATCGTCGAAAACGTGGCATCCTCCCACCGCACCCTCAAGGTTCGCGAATACAACGAAGCGCTCTGA
- a CDS encoding sulfite exporter TauE/SafE family protein, with product MIAGFSITSLLLILLAGIGAGFVGYAVGASSLVSYPALLAFGIPPVLANASNTVGVVGTGIGGVMGARKELKGQAVRSITYVVIGAFGGVAGAFLLLKLDPSVFEFAAPVLILLSSLIIAINPRGRMQAKQAAADATAQLKHIEATEATEATEATEATEAAKRATTPTAPHRPPEQLVQPMSQDSWWVWLGVAAVAIYSGYFGAGAGTLALAVLDAAKIGPFHKINALKTLIGTGANISASVVFIIQGAVDWPAAIMLCIGCFIGGYIAPSITRKIPANIMRAAAVIAGIILTIDLGLKTY from the coding sequence ATGATTGCGGGCTTTTCCATAACTTCATTACTGCTGATTCTGTTGGCCGGAATCGGCGCAGGATTCGTGGGCTATGCGGTAGGCGCATCGTCACTGGTCTCATACCCGGCCCTGCTCGCGTTCGGCATTCCGCCTGTATTGGCAAACGCTTCTAACACCGTTGGCGTGGTCGGCACGGGCATCGGTGGCGTGATGGGTGCGCGCAAAGAACTCAAAGGCCAAGCGGTACGCTCCATTACGTATGTGGTCATCGGCGCATTCGGCGGGGTGGCCGGTGCGTTTCTGTTGCTCAAACTCGACCCGAGTGTCTTTGAATTTGCCGCACCAGTGCTGATTTTGCTGAGCTCGCTGATCATCGCCATCAATCCGCGCGGCCGCATGCAGGCCAAGCAAGCCGCCGCGGATGCCACCGCGCAACTCAAGCACATCGAAGCCACTGAAGCCACTGAAGCCACTGAAGCCACTGAAGCCACTGAAGCCGCCAAGCGCGCAACCACCCCTACCGCACCTCACCGCCCGCCGGAACAACTCGTGCAGCCCATGAGTCAGGATTCCTGGTGGGTATGGCTGGGCGTAGCGGCGGTCGCCATCTACTCCGGCTACTTCGGCGCGGGCGCCGGTACCTTGGCTCTCGCCGTGCTTGATGCCGCCAAAATCGGCCCATTCCACAAGATCAATGCATTGAAAACCCTGATCGGCACAGGCGCGAACATCAGCGCCTCAGTGGTATTCATCATCCAAGGCGCGGTCGATTGGCCGGCCGCCATCATGCTGTGCATCGGATGCTTCATCGGCGGGTACATCGCCCCGTCCATCACCCGCAAGATTCCCGCAAACATCATGCGCGCCGCCGCCGTAATCGCCGGCATCATTCTTACCATCGATCTGGGGCTCAAAACCTATTGA
- the glmM gene encoding phosphoglucosamine mutase, with amino-acid sequence MPKMFGTDGVRGLANRDLTARLALDLGDAAVRVLGDAGTQDDQPEGRRRALVGRDTRVSGDFLASALSAGMAAGGFDVIDAGIIPTPGIAFLTSVLNVEMGAVISASHNPMPDNGIKFFARGGFKLPDQKEDDIEAVLGQDWDRPTGAGVGRVSHDQTTATNLYIDHLVATIAPLNDDKTQPKPLKGLKIVADCANGATSVVAPEALRRAGADVIVINASPDGYNINKNAGSTHPEQLQAMVKATDAVMGVAFDGDADRCLAVDEDGNMINGDQIMGILARAKQREGKLNHDTLVVTVMSNLGLKLALKDMGIKTVETAVGDRYVLEEMLKGDYSLGGEQSGHVINREFATTGDGTLTALTLCNEVVKSGKSLKELAADFPQLPQTLINVPNVDKKAASTNKRIQDAVAREEELLGDTGRVLLRPSGTEPLVRVMAEAATQAYADEVCTRLAKIVAEELAL; translated from the coding sequence ATGCCGAAGATGTTTGGAACCGATGGTGTTCGAGGACTGGCCAATAGGGATTTGACCGCACGTCTGGCGTTGGATTTGGGCGATGCCGCCGTGCGTGTGCTCGGCGACGCCGGCACCCAAGACGATCAGCCTGAGGGGCGCCGCCGCGCGCTCGTGGGTCGTGACACCCGTGTGTCCGGCGATTTTCTGGCTTCCGCCCTGTCTGCGGGCATGGCCGCCGGCGGATTCGACGTGATCGACGCAGGCATCATCCCGACCCCGGGCATCGCGTTCCTGACCAGCGTGCTCAACGTTGAGATGGGTGCCGTGATCTCCGCCTCCCACAACCCGATGCCCGACAACGGCATCAAGTTCTTCGCACGCGGCGGCTTCAAGCTGCCCGACCAGAAGGAAGACGACATCGAGGCCGTGCTCGGCCAGGACTGGGACCGCCCGACCGGTGCCGGCGTGGGCCGCGTGAGCCACGACCAGACCACCGCCACCAACCTGTACATCGATCATCTGGTGGCCACCATCGCTCCGCTGAACGATGACAAAACCCAGCCCAAGCCGCTCAAGGGCCTGAAGATCGTGGCCGACTGCGCCAACGGCGCCACTTCCGTGGTGGCTCCCGAAGCCCTGCGCCGTGCCGGTGCGGATGTAATCGTGATCAACGCCTCGCCGGACGGCTACAACATCAACAAGAACGCCGGTTCCACCCACCCCGAGCAGCTGCAGGCCATGGTCAAGGCCACCGATGCCGTGATGGGCGTGGCCTTCGACGGCGACGCCGACCGTTGCCTCGCCGTGGACGAAGACGGCAACATGATCAACGGCGACCAGATCATGGGCATTCTGGCCCGCGCCAAGCAGCGCGAAGGCAAGCTCAACCACGACACCCTCGTGGTCACCGTGATGAGCAACCTCGGTCTGAAGCTCGCCCTGAAAGATATGGGCATCAAGACCGTGGAAACCGCCGTGGGCGATCGTTACGTGCTTGAGGAAATGCTCAAGGGCGATTACTCGCTCGGCGGCGAGCAGTCCGGCCACGTGATCAACCGCGAATTCGCCACCACCGGCGACGGCACCCTGACCGCACTGACCCTGTGCAACGAGGTCGTCAAGTCCGGCAAGAGCCTGAAGGAGCTCGCCGCCGACTTCCCGCAGCTGCCGCAGACCCTCATCAACGTGCCGAACGTGGACAAGAAGGCCGCCTCCACCAACAAGCGCATCCAGGATGCCGTGGCCCGTGAGGAGGAACTGCTGGGAGACACCGGCCGTGTGCTGCTGCGCCCCTCCGGCACCGAACCGCTCGTGCGCGTGATGGCCGAGGCCGCCACCCAAGCCTACGCCGACGAAGTCTGCACCCGCCTCGCCAAGATCGTCGCCGAAGAACTCGCGCTGTAG
- a CDS encoding peptide deformylase, which translates to MFGKNAKVDLELNRDVEKLIKTGGKEKLLPIVQAGEPVLRQRTVAYNGQLSKRTLAKLIDTMHTTMLEAPGVGLAATQIGLGLALAVVEDHVRDDEDDPREIAEFPFHVIINPSYKPTSDKTASFYEGCLSFDGYQAVRKRWLDITAEWDDEDGKHHSEPLHGWPARIFQHETDHLSGELYIDRAEIRSLTTNENLEDYWCEDPVPTEAAEELGFAL; encoded by the coding sequence ATGTTTGGAAAGAACGCCAAAGTCGACCTCGAACTCAACCGTGATGTCGAAAAACTCATCAAAACCGGCGGCAAGGAGAAGCTCCTGCCCATCGTGCAGGCCGGCGAACCGGTGTTGCGCCAACGGACAGTGGCCTATAATGGCCAGCTTTCCAAGCGTACGCTCGCCAAACTCATCGATACGATGCACACCACCATGCTGGAGGCACCCGGCGTGGGGCTCGCCGCCACCCAGATCGGCTTGGGGCTCGCGCTCGCCGTGGTCGAAGACCACGTGCGCGACGACGAGGATGATCCGCGCGAAATCGCGGAATTCCCCTTCCACGTGATCATCAACCCGAGCTACAAACCCACCAGCGACAAAACCGCCTCGTTCTACGAGGGCTGCCTGAGCTTCGACGGATACCAAGCTGTGCGCAAGCGTTGGCTCGACATCACCGCCGAATGGGATGATGAAGACGGCAAACACCACAGCGAGCCGCTGCACGGCTGGCCCGCACGCATCTTCCAGCACGAAACCGATCATTTGAGCGGCGAGTTGTATATCGATCGCGCCGAAATCCGTTCGCTGACCACCAACGAGAACCTCGAGGACTACTGGTGCGAAGACCCGGTGCCCACCGAGGCCGCTGAAGAGCTCGGTTTCGCACTATGA
- a CDS encoding 3'-5' exonuclease, protein MTDRAWFDAAKGDIPQWAASMPKDADGTTIDWDWVRSLDLAHGVGTIPESTPQSIHDALKADYATRERLESIIAQCNSAFMTDFDRFIGSYRLPRALAYANRRLNDNINTLLHLGEQQHLWAVSRERRGRATIAVLKPYSGSGPSNDDQGMLDLSGEAGGTSAGNTAAENSDVKFPTTVALDDVQDRTAAILDARAERRKAQRFQKRAGDAAMARANLSGATSPGGAALPGGAAASGNATGHHPKPDWRDAYLPGRDVDAVMGIDIETTGIDPARDYIIDVGFEFMNMASPRPAGEPETYAYEQGYYAAGDAYGQSRLAFGVPPENAALGNALIAKLTGIDVRGRSSEAGYRLFDEWPQAQAGLLARLTQQPYVAHNATFEHSWFMLNVAGYAESYRAGRITIIDTLPMSRQWDPGAVPTNEHPYGDNTLDAYAKRQGALDSAHNERHLGLEDSHIMLVAMKHHLAALKAQGKGPWGSTGRAGIGGKSCGRKR, encoded by the coding sequence ATGACCGACCGTGCATGGTTCGACGCCGCCAAGGGAGACATTCCCCAATGGGCGGCGTCCATGCCCAAGGACGCCGATGGCACCACCATCGACTGGGACTGGGTGCGTTCTCTGGACCTGGCGCATGGCGTCGGCACAATACCGGAATCCACCCCACAGTCCATCCACGACGCATTGAAGGCCGACTACGCCACACGCGAGCGTCTGGAATCGATCATCGCCCAATGCAACAGCGCATTCATGACCGATTTCGACCGGTTCATCGGCTCCTATCGTCTGCCTCGCGCGCTCGCCTACGCCAATCGTCGGCTCAACGACAACATCAACACGCTGTTGCATCTGGGCGAACAGCAACACCTATGGGCGGTCAGTCGCGAACGGCGGGGGAGGGCCACCATTGCCGTGCTCAAGCCGTACTCCGGCAGCGGCCCGTCGAACGATGACCAAGGCATGCTGGATCTGAGCGGCGAAGCCGGTGGCACATCTGCCGGAAACACTGCCGCCGAAAACAGCGATGTCAAGTTCCCCACAACAGTCGCCTTGGACGATGTCCAAGATCGTACGGCAGCGATTCTTGACGCACGCGCCGAACGGCGTAAGGCCCAGCGCTTCCAGAAGCGGGCGGGCGATGCGGCGATGGCCCGCGCCAATCTCTCCGGCGCGACTTCGCCGGGTGGTGCCGCTCTGCCGGGTGGTGCCGCCGCGTCTGGCAACGCTACCGGACACCATCCCAAGCCCGACTGGCGCGACGCCTACCTGCCCGGCCGCGACGTGGATGCGGTGATGGGCATCGACATCGAAACCACCGGCATCGATCCGGCACGTGACTACATCATCGACGTCGGCTTCGAGTTCATGAACATGGCCAGTCCGCGCCCGGCCGGCGAACCCGAGACATACGCCTATGAGCAGGGCTATTACGCCGCCGGCGACGCCTACGGCCAGTCCCGCCTCGCTTTTGGCGTGCCGCCGGAAAACGCGGCGCTCGGCAACGCCCTCATCGCCAAACTCACCGGTATCGATGTACGCGGCCGCAGCAGCGAGGCCGGGTACCGACTCTTCGACGAATGGCCCCAAGCCCAGGCCGGCCTGCTCGCGCGGCTTACCCAGCAGCCGTACGTGGCGCATAACGCCACCTTCGAACATAGCTGGTTCATGCTGAACGTCGCCGGATACGCGGAAAGCTACCGCGCCGGGCGCATCACCATCATCGATACCCTGCCGATGAGCCGGCAGTGGGACCCCGGCGCGGTACCCACCAACGAGCATCCTTACGGAGACAACACGCTCGACGCCTACGCCAAACGTCAGGGCGCGCTTGATTCCGCCCACAACGAACGCCACCTGGGCCTTGAGGATTCGCACATCATGCTGGTGGCCATGAAACACCATCTGGCGGCGCTGAAAGCGCAAGGGAAAGGGCCGTGGGGGTCCACCGGCAGGGCGGGCATCGGCGGCAAGTCCTGCGGTCGTAAGCGGTGA